CAGACGATCTACCGCACCGGCACCGATTCGCCGCTGATGGACGCGCTGATGGAAGCCGCGCGCAACGGCAAGGAAGTGACGGTCGTCGTCGAGCTGCTCGCGCGCTTCGACGAGGAGACGAACATCAACTGGGCCGCGCAGCTCGAATCGGTGGGCGCGCACGTGGTATATGGCGTCGTCGGCCACAAGTGCCACGCGAAGATGATGCTGATCGTGCGCCGCGCGACGCAAGGCGGCAAATCGGTGCTGCGCCGCTACGCGCACCTCGGCACCGGCAACTATCATCCGCGCACCGCGCGCCTTTACACCGACTTCGGATTGATGACGTCCGAGCCCACGATCTGCGAGGACGTGCATCATGTGTTCCAGCAGCTGACGGGCATCGGCGGCGAACTGAAGCTGCACGAGATGTGGCAATCGCCGTTCACGCTGCATCCGCGGCTGATCGAGCACATCCGCGCGGAGGCCGGAAACGCGCGCGCCGGCAAGCGTGCTCGGATCGTCGCGAAGATGAATGCGCTGCTCGAGCCGACCGTGATCGCCGAGCTCTACGAAGCGTCGCAAGCCGGCGTGAAGATCGACCTGATCGTGCGCGGCGTGTGCGCGCTGCAACCCGGCGTACCGGGGCTGTCGGAGAACATCACGGTGCGTTCGATCGTCGGGCGCTTTCTCGAGCACCACCGGATCTATTACTTCCACGCGGACGGCGAAGAGCGTGTTTATCTGTCGAGCGCCGACTGGATGGATCGCAATCTGTTCCGGCGCGTCGAGGTCGCGTTCCCGGTGCGCGATCGCAAGCTCAAGCGCCGCGTGATCGCCGAAGGGTTGTCGGTGTTCCTCGGGGACAATCAATCCGCGTGGCTCATGCAGAGCGACGGCCACTATCGCCGACGCCGCGCGGGCAAGGCGCCGCGCAACGCGCAGCTCGGGCTCCTCGCGAAATTCTGCTGACGGACGGCGGCGCCCGTTCGACGCGGCAACGCGACGCGCGTGCGCCGCCGAATCGAAAAACCTCGACGGAGAAGCGCGGCGATCCCCGGCGCCGCGCGCGCCTCACATCACGCCGCGTGTCGCCGGCTGATCGTCCGATGCGCGGGAAAGCGCGCGCTGAACGTGCTGCCTCGCCCTTCCTCGCTCTGGATCGACAGTTGCGCGTCGTGCCGTTGCAGCACGTGCTTGACGATCGCGAGCCCGAGCCCCGTGCCGCCCGTGTCGCGCGAGCGGCTGCGATCGACGCGATAGAAACGCTCGGTGAGCCGCGGCAGATCGGCGGCCGGGATGCCGAGGCCGCTGTCGGTGACCGAAAACACAGCCTGCGCGCCGTCGCGCCGCCATTCGACGCGAATCGTCCCGCCGTCAGGCGTATAGCGGATCGCATTCGTCACGAGGTTGCCGAGCGCGCTGAAAATCTCGGTCTGCGCGCCCGTCACCGCGAGCGTCTCGTCAACCTTGAACGTGATCTCGTGATGGCCGTTCGACAGCGTCTGCGCATCGTCCTTCAGATGATCGAGCACCGTGCGCATGTCGACCGCCCGATCGGCGGGCGGCTTGCTCTCGCCTTCGAGCTTCGCGAGCACGAGCAGATCGGTGACGATGTGCCGCATCCGCGACGCCTGCTGCTCCATCAGCTCGAGATAGCGAGCGCGCTCGTCGTCCGACAGCGGCAGCTCGCGCATCGTCTCGAGAAAGCCCGACAGCACGGTGAGCGGCGTCTTCAGCTCATGCGAGACGTTCGCGACGAAGTCGCGCCGCATCGCATCGGTGCGCTCGAGCTCGGTGATGTCCTGCGTGAGCAGCAGCTTGCGATTCTCCCC
Above is a window of Burkholderia thailandensis E264 DNA encoding:
- the phoR gene encoding phosphate regulon sensor histidine kinase PhoR produces the protein MNIIWARFLVSLVLLALVSGIIGAIAGPVPGLVFALAMLVVQGFVSTFHTQRLWRLLDAPVYGEVPSAPGIWGEIYYRLHKLAKQWHAQVRQVEQQHSRFIQAIQASPNGVAMLDDRDQIEWCNAIAEVHFGLDAKRDLRQHITHLVRHPDFVRYLNGQHYDETLVMRGMGGNRQNVLAVQVFPYGENRKLLLTQDITELERTDAMRRDFVANVSHELKTPLTVLSGFLETMRELPLSDDERARYLELMEQQASRMRHIVTDLLVLAKLEGESKPPADRAVDMRTVLDHLKDDAQTLSNGHHEITFKVDETLAVTGAQTEIFSALGNLVTNAIRYTPDGGTIRVEWRRDGAQAVFSVTDSGLGIPAADLPRLTERFYRVDRSRSRDTGGTGLGLAIVKHVLQRHDAQLSIQSEEGRGSTFSARFPAHRTISRRHAA